A single region of the Drosophila miranda strain MSH22 chromosome 2, D.miranda_PacBio2.1, whole genome shotgun sequence genome encodes:
- the LOC108156697 gene encoding hydroxysteroid dehydrogenase-like protein 2 yields the protein MINSGKLAGRTLFITGASRGIGKEIALKAARDGANIVVAAKTAEPHPKLPGTIYSAAEEIEKAGGRAHPCIVDVRDEVQVRTAIQEAVAKFGGIDIVVNNASAISLTNTPNTDMKRYDLMHNINTRGTFLVSKECLPYLKKSNHAHILNISPPLSMLPKWFGPHVAYTMAKYGMSMCVLGMAEEFKNDGIAVNALWPRTAILTAAIEMLTGSESAQWSRKPEIMADAAYAILSREPKQFTGQFFVDDEVLEAAGIKDLKRYACVPENADNLMVDFFVEAKGATAETLAAAAGASTPTAGSDSGKIPQLFQKIESLLSTEIVSKTQAVFQFNISGAEQGTWYLDLKNGSGSCGSGTPPATPDATLTMNSTNFFDMFSGKLKAAPAYMTGKLKISGDFQKALKLEKLMKALKSKL from the exons ATGATCAACTCGGGAAAGCTAGCAGGGCGCACCCTCTTCATTACGGGAGCCTCGAGAGGAATCGGCAAGGAAATTGCCTTGAAGGCGGCTCGTGATGGTGCTAACATTGTGGTGGCGGCCAAGACAGCCGAGCCACATCCAAAGCTGCCCGGCACCATTTACTCAGCGGCCGAGGAGATCGAGAAAGCCGGCGGACGGGCCCACCCCTGCATTGTCGATGTTCGCGATGAGGTCCAGGTTCGGACCGCCATTCAGGAGGCAGTGGCCAAATTCGGGGGCATCGACATTGTCGTCAACAAT GCTAGTGCGATCTCCCTGACCAACACACCCAACACAGATATGAAGCGGTACGACCTTATGCACAACATTAACACCAGGGGAACTTTCTTGGTGTCCAAGGAGTGCCTGCCGTACTTGAAGAAGAGCAACCACGCCCACATACTCAACATCTCGCCACCGCTGAGCATGCTGCCAAAGTGGTTTGGTCCACATGTGGCCTATACGATGGCCAAGTACGGCATGTCCATGTGTGTTTTGGGAATGGCGGAGGAGTTTAAAAACGATGGCATTGCCGTCAACGCGCTCTGGCCCCGCACTGCTATTCTGACTGCTGCCATTGAAATGCTTACTGGTTCTGAATCGGCCCAGTGGTCGCGCAAGCCCGAGATCATGGCTGATGCCGCGTATGCCATTCTGTCGAGAGAGCCCAAGCAATTTACTGGTCAATTCTTTGTCGATGATGAAGTGCTTGAGGCAGCCGGGATCAAAGATCTCAAGCGCTACGCCTGCGTCCCCGAGAACGCTGACAACCTAATGGTTGACTTCTTTGTGGAGGCCAAGGGAGCGACAGCTGAAACACTagctgctgcagctggtgCATCCACTCCCACTGCAGGCAGTGATAGCGGCAAAATACCTCAACTTTTCCAGAAGATTGAATCTCTTCTATCTACCGAGATTGTCTCCAAGACGCAGGCCGTCTTCCAGTTCAACATTAGCGGCGCTGAGCAGGGAACCTGGTACTTGGACTTGAAAAATGGTTCAGGCTCCTGCGGCTCCGGCACACCACCAGCCACTCCCGACGCAACGCTCACGATGAACTCGACTAACTTTTTCGACATGTTTTCGGGGAAATTAAAGGCAGCACCAGCCTACATGACTGGCAAGCTAAAGATTAGCGGAGATTTCCAGAAGGCCCTCAAGCTGGAGAAGCTCATGAAGGCGCTCAAGTCAAAGTTGTAG
- the LOC108156698 gene encoding uncharacterized protein LOC108156698, translated as MASCSYKEKVVRLVKCFCGCSDMTVEEVHRIYTLTNSVHETLLDAEATKLLRRFMELRRSGDKNEAEQYLEIYEKCAEFLQEEQRTFTQDEVDELCDLGLPYDLEQDLSKRMLSGQRTDISLGLYRIQGKCRNEIEASSDFRDFRDAIRDKMRRVPK; from the exons ATGGCGAGTTGTTCCTATAAG GAAAAGGTCGTGAGACTGGTCAAGTGCTTCTGCGGATGCAGTGACATGACCGTCGAGGAAGTGCACCGCATCTACACGCTGACAAACAGTGTCCACGAAACACTACTAGATGCCGAGGCCACAAAGCTGCTGCGCCGCTTCATGGAGCTGAGACGGTCCGGCGACAAAAACGAGGCTGAACAATATTTGGAAATCTACGAAAAGTGTGCGGAATTTCTGCAGGAGGAACAACGTACTTTTACCCAGGATGAAGTGGACGAACTCTGTGATTTGGGGCTTCCCTATGACTTGGAGCAGGATCTGTCCAAACGCATGCTCAGCGGTCAACGTACGGACATAAGTCTCGGTCTTTATCGCATCCAGGGCAAATGCCGCAACGAGATTGAGGCCAGCAGCGATTTTCGAGATTTCCGAGACGCCATACGGGACAAGATGCGGCGAGTTCCGAAATGA
- the LOC108156696 gene encoding E3 ubiquitin-protein ligase RING1 isoform X2, whose amino-acid sequence MTSLDPAPNKTWELSLYELQRKPQEIITDSTEIAVSPRSLHSELMCPICLDMLKKTMTTKECLHRFCSDCIVTALRSGNKECPTCRKKLVSKRSLRADPNFDLLISKIYPSREEYEAIQEKVMAKFNQTQSQQALVNSINEGIKLQSQNRPQRFRTKGSGGAGGGGGGNASNDSNSNTNSIDRENRDPGHSGTSATSANTSTSNVAPATSSATTGASTSANRMQVDDASNPPSVRSTPSPVPSNSSSSKPKRAMSVLTSERSEESESDSQMDCRTEGDSIDTEGEGNGELGINDEIELVFKPHPTEMSADNQLIRALKENCVRYIKTTANATVDHLSKYLAMRLTLDLGADLPEACRLLNFCIYVAPQPQQLVILNGNQTLHQVNDKFWKVNKPMEMYYSWKKT is encoded by the exons ATGACGTCGTTGGATCCGGCGCCAAACAAGACATGGGAATTATCCCTTTACGAGCTGCAGCGCAAGCCGCAGGAGATAATCACAGACAGCACGGAGATAGCAGTTTCACCCCGGAGTCTCCACAGCGAGCTAATGTGTCCCATTTGCTTGGATATGCTGAAGAAGACAATGACTACTAAGGAGTGCTTGCATCGCTTCTGCTCGGACTGCATTGTGACCGCACTGCGGTCCGGAAACAAGGAGTGCCCAACATGCCGGAAGAAACTCGTTTCCAAGCGCTCCCTGCGCGCCGACCCCAACTTTGATTTGCTCATCTCGAAGATCTATCCCAGTCGTGAGGAATACGAGGCCATTCAGGAGAAGGTGATGGCGAAGTTCAATCAAACGCAGTCCCAGCAGGCCTTGGTCAACTCGATCAACGAGGGCATCAAGCTACAGTCTCAAAACCGACCACAGCGCTTCCGCACCAAGGGCAGCGGCGGAgccggaggaggaggcggaggcaATG CGTCCAatgacagcaacagcaacacgaACAGCATCGACCGCGAAAATCGGGATCCCGGGCACTCTGGAACTTCAGCAACTTCGGCGAATACCAGCACCTCCAATGTGGCGCCTGCCACCTCATCGGCCACTACTGGCGCCAGCACATCCGCCAACCGTATGCAGGTGGACGATGCCTCGAATCCTCCCTCAGTGCGGAGCACACCTTCGCCAGTTCCATCCAATTCAAGCAGTTCCAAGCCCAAGCGTGCTATGTCCGTGCTGACCTCGGAGCGGTCCGAAGAGTCTGAGTCAGACTCTCAGATGGATTGTCGCACAGAGGGCGACTCCATCGACACGGAGGGCGAGGGCAACGGTGAACTGGGCATCAATGATGAAATCGAACTGGTCTTCAAGCCGCATCCCACAGAGATGTCTGCCGATAACCAATTGATTAGGGCGCTCAAGGAGAACTGCGTGCGTTACATCAAGACCACAGCCAATGCAACTGTGGATCATCTCAGCAAGTATCTGGCCATGCGCCTGACCCTTGATTTGGGCGCCGATCTGCCGGAAGCATGCCGCCTGCTCAACTTTTGCATCTATGTCGCTCCCCAGCCACAGCAGTTGGTCATTCTGAATGGCAACCAGACGTTGCATCAGGTCAACGATAAGTTCTGGAAG GTGAACAAGCCCATGGAAATGTATTACTCATGGAAGAAAACCTAA
- the LOC108156696 gene encoding E3 ubiquitin-protein ligase RING1 isoform X1, whose product MTSLDPAPNKTWELSLYELQRKPQEIITDSTEIAVSPRSLHSELMCPICLDMLKKTMTTKECLHRFCSDCIVTALRSGNKECPTCRKKLVSKRSLRADPNFDLLISKIYPSREEYEAIQEKVMAKFNQTQSQQALVNSINEGIKLQSQNRPQRFRTKGSGGAGGGGGGNGNGGGGAGGVGGSAVGSGVGRNASNQLNVHDTASNDSNSNTNSIDRENRDPGHSGTSATSANTSTSNVAPATSSATTGASTSANRMQVDDASNPPSVRSTPSPVPSNSSSSKPKRAMSVLTSERSEESESDSQMDCRTEGDSIDTEGEGNGELGINDEIELVFKPHPTEMSADNQLIRALKENCVRYIKTTANATVDHLSKYLAMRLTLDLGADLPEACRLLNFCIYVAPQPQQLVILNGNQTLHQVNDKFWKVNKPMEMYYSWKKT is encoded by the exons ATGACGTCGTTGGATCCGGCGCCAAACAAGACATGGGAATTATCCCTTTACGAGCTGCAGCGCAAGCCGCAGGAGATAATCACAGACAGCACGGAGATAGCAGTTTCACCCCGGAGTCTCCACAGCGAGCTAATGTGTCCCATTTGCTTGGATATGCTGAAGAAGACAATGACTACTAAGGAGTGCTTGCATCGCTTCTGCTCGGACTGCATTGTGACCGCACTGCGGTCCGGAAACAAGGAGTGCCCAACATGCCGGAAGAAACTCGTTTCCAAGCGCTCCCTGCGCGCCGACCCCAACTTTGATTTGCTCATCTCGAAGATCTATCCCAGTCGTGAGGAATACGAGGCCATTCAGGAGAAGGTGATGGCGAAGTTCAATCAAACGCAGTCCCAGCAGGCCTTGGTCAACTCGATCAACGAGGGCATCAAGCTACAGTCTCAAAACCGACCACAGCGCTTCCGCACCAAGGGCAGCGGCGGAgccggaggaggaggcggaggcaATGGTAATGGTGGTGGTGGGGCAGGCGGGGTTGGGGGTAGCGCTGTTGGTTCTGGCGTGGGTCGCAATGCCTCTAATCAATTAAATGTCCACGATACAGCGTCCAatgacagcaacagcaacacgaACAGCATCGACCGCGAAAATCGGGATCCCGGGCACTCTGGAACTTCAGCAACTTCGGCGAATACCAGCACCTCCAATGTGGCGCCTGCCACCTCATCGGCCACTACTGGCGCCAGCACATCCGCCAACCGTATGCAGGTGGACGATGCCTCGAATCCTCCCTCAGTGCGGAGCACACCTTCGCCAGTTCCATCCAATTCAAGCAGTTCCAAGCCCAAGCGTGCTATGTCCGTGCTGACCTCGGAGCGGTCCGAAGAGTCTGAGTCAGACTCTCAGATGGATTGTCGCACAGAGGGCGACTCCATCGACACGGAGGGCGAGGGCAACGGTGAACTGGGCATCAATGATGAAATCGAACTGGTCTTCAAGCCGCATCCCACAGAGATGTCTGCCGATAACCAATTGATTAGGGCGCTCAAGGAGAACTGCGTGCGTTACATCAAGACCACAGCCAATGCAACTGTGGATCATCTCAGCAAGTATCTGGCCATGCGCCTGACCCTTGATTTGGGCGCCGATCTGCCGGAAGCATGCCGCCTGCTCAACTTTTGCATCTATGTCGCTCCCCAGCCACAGCAGTTGGTCATTCTGAATGGCAACCAGACGTTGCATCAGGTCAACGATAAGTTCTGGAAG GTGAACAAGCCCATGGAAATGTATTACTCATGGAAGAAAACCTAA
- the LOC108157396 gene encoding uncharacterized protein LOC108157396 — protein MSATMVRTYAAAWLLGFCCLVCLAAAAQGSSSSSSRSALAKDVAHMHKIKRQQQDKHQQTLQLQLQQGVAVTGAKQQKKQLARSAHGLNKKLLGQMGFMKVKAPNSHNRKRLAVESRRHASRDDSHMFIIKLPPNMHYYAGPNAVPHNAPPIGSSSSSSSQKGNAPKKMEAAAVAAASRRSATQAPAKAAAEAAAAAAAATTTATEASALKANGKKVSFPFSSNGRPGRIYHWNLPVLKQALQKKPHFAHVSASDRNRLLDIENIPTWRKPWENETMEKSITTSSGKSKYKKSLKPKSPTYYAPSQAVSKQSFHKYFAGNGKPKGFYVIKEHQSKPQFYHNIIS, from the exons ATGAGTGCAACAATGGTGAGGACATATGCTGCGGCCTGGTTGCTCGG ATTCTGCTGTCTCGTTTGTCTAGCTGCCGCGGCgcagggcagcagcagcagcagcagtcgttCGGCACTGGCCAAGGATGTGGCGCACATGCACAAAATcaagaggcagcagcaggacaAACACCAGCAGAcgctgcaactgcaactgcaacaaggAGTGGCTGTAACAGGGGCCAAGCAGCAGAAGAAGCAGCTGGCCAGAAGCGCACATGGCCTCAATAAGAAGCTCCTCGG CCAAATGGGCTTCATGAAGGTGAAGGCTCCCAACAGCCACAACCGGAAACGTTTGGCCGTTGAGTCACGACGCCATGCCTCGCGCGATGATTCACACATGTTCATCATCAAATTGCCGCCAAATATGCACTACTATGCAGGACCCAATGCCGTGCCACACAATGCACCACcgatcggcagcagcagcagcagcagcagccaaaaagGCAACGCACCCAAGAAGATGGAAgcggcggcagtggcagcagcctCGAGAAGATCTGCCACACAAGCACCGGCcaaggcagcagcagaagccgcagcagcagcggcagcggcaaccaCAACCGCAACGGAGGCGTCGGCGTTGAAAGCTAACGGGAAAAAG GTCTCATTTCCCTTCAGCTCGAATGGTCGGCCGGGTCGCATCTACCACTGGAACCTGCCGGTGCTGAAGCAGGCACTGCAGAAGAAGCCGCACTTTGCCCACGTCTCGGCATCAGACCGCAACCGGCTGCTGGACATCGAGAATATACCAACCTGGCGCAAGCCCTGGGAAAATGAGACCATGGAGAAATCAATcaccaccagcagcggcaAGTCCAAGTACAAGAAGTCCCTCAAACCGAAGTCGCCCACATACTATGCCCCCTCGCAGGCGGTCAGCAAGCAGAGTTTCCACAAGTACTTCGCCGGCAATGGGAAGCCCAAGGGCTTCTATGTCATCAAGGAGCACCAGAGCAAGCCGCAGTTCTATCACAACATCATATCATAA
- the LOC117187270 gene encoding uncharacterized protein LOC117187270 isoform X1, with product MGRNLNIQIDLKKLLAKSMADGPSGSHHGHWRVPCGKVRYAVHYTMKNGLLTILHIRRRRCTPSRLSRIAKRLRRLMQAKKTPQVTFKNRGTKKREYSKVQKTKSSQTLDPAMIQNTKGSQTIDPVMIQETKGSQTIDPTMIQKTNGSQTDPTTIQETKGSQTPCSSMNQGTKASQAPESQTILETTGSQTSDPIMIQDNKAIEEKSIGSQGQAPNCNTISTQWIPNTGDSGNQTSPDICCVGIQTVRGNNCVAVQTTTNNRSLHSQTTTTYVEAEVQKPLLDALNVIHQNFQNLTGLIENDMMHTLNQLMEFTLMEVKELRLEADRHKEGLVEPPTTPTPSCEQIGDTLPVEEPGCEQIGDTLPVVKAPSEKADKAKAKCQMRSLHSALRIASESARKRRFGLSYTKKLVKAPHCSQPRLWMPIDCHEYSTQTDDLEELKVLFTGTDAFTQTEKKRRGWMNLVYN from the exons ATGGGACGCAATCTGAATATACAAATCGATTTGAAGAAGCTGCTGGCAAAGTCCATGGCCGATGGTCCAAGTGGCAGTCACCATGGCCACTGGCGAGTGCCGTGCGGCAAAGTGAG ATATGCCGTGCATTATACCATGAAGAATGGTCTACTCACAATTCTACACataaggaggaggaggtgtaCTCCCAGCCGGTTGAGTCGCATTGCAAAGCGTCTCCGGCGGTTGATGCAGGCAAAGAAAACACCACAAGTGACCTTTAAGAATAGAGGCACCAAAAAGCGTGAATATAGTAAAGTCCAGAAGACCAAAAGCAGCCAAACCCTTGATCCAGCGATGATCCAGAATACCAAAGGCAGTCAGACTATTGATCCGGTGATGATTCAGGAAACCAAAGGCAGCCAAACGATTGATCCAACTATGATCCAGAAGACCAACGGCAGCCAAACTGATCCGACAACCATTCAGGAGACGAAAGGCAGCCAAACCCCCTGTTCCTCGATGAACCAAGGGACTAAGGCCAGTCAAGCACCAGAGTCTCAAACGATTCTGGAAACCACAGGCAGCCAAACATCTGATCCGATCATGATCCAAGACAACAAAGCCATCGAAGAAAAGTCCATCGGTAGCCAGGGACAGGCTCCGAATTGCAATACCATATCCACGCAATGGATTCCTAATACAGGAGACAGTGGCAATCAAACTAGCCCGGATATCTGCTGTGTGGGCATCCAGACAGTGCGGGGAAATAACTGCGTGGCCGTGCAAACCACGACTAATAACCGATCCTTGCACAGCCAGACCACGACCACATACGTTGAGGCAGAGGTACAGAAGCCGCTCTTAGATGCCTTGAACGTAAtccaccaaaactttcaaaacCTAACTGGCCTCATCGAAAACGACATGATGCACACACTCAATCAGCTGATGGAGTTCACTCTAATGGAGGTGAAGGAGCTACGATTAGAAGCCGATCGGCACAAAGAGGGGTTAGTAGAGCCACCGACCACACCCACGCCGTCGTGCGAACAGATCGGGGATACACTTCCAGTGGAAGAGCCGGGGTGCGAACAGATCGGGGATACACTTCCAGTGGTGAAGGCTCCTTCGGAAAAGGCGGACAAGGCTAAGGCCAAATGCCAGATGAGAAG tctccactctgctcttaGGATAGCCTCTGAGTCTGCAAGGAAGCGTCGTTTTGGTCTCAGCTATACCAAAAAGCTTGTAAAAGCGCCACACTGCAGTCAACCAAGGCTCTGGATGCCCATCGA CTGCCATGAGTACAGCACGCAGACCGATGACTTGGAGGAGCTGAAGGTCTTGTTCACCGGCACAGACGCATTCACCCAGACCGAGAAGAAGCGGCGGGGCTGGATGAATTTGGTATATAACTAA
- the LOC117187270 gene encoding uncharacterized protein LOC117187270 isoform X2 has protein sequence MGRNLNIQIDLKKLLAKSMADGPSGSHHGHWRVPCGKVRYAVHYTMKNGLLTILHIRRRRCTPSRLSRIAKRLRRLMQAKKTPQVTFKNRGTKKREYSKVQKTKSSQTLDPAMIQNTKGSQTIDPVMIQETKGSQTIDPTMIQKTNGSQTDPTTIQETKGSQTPCSSMNQGTKASQAPESQTILETTGSQTSDPIMIQDNKAIEEKSIGSQGQAPNCNTISTQWIPNTGDSGNQTSPDICCVGIQTVRGNNCVAVQTTTNNRSLHSQTTTTYVEAEVQKPLLDALNVIHQNFQNLTGLIENDMMHTLNQLMEFTLMEVKELRLEADRHKEGLVEPPTTPTPSCEQIGDTLPVEEPGCEQIGDTLPVVKAPSEKADKAKAKCQMRRIASESARKRRFGLSYTKKLVKAPHCSQPRLWMPIDCHEYSTQTDDLEELKVLFTGTDAFTQTEKKRRGWMNLVYN, from the exons ATGGGACGCAATCTGAATATACAAATCGATTTGAAGAAGCTGCTGGCAAAGTCCATGGCCGATGGTCCAAGTGGCAGTCACCATGGCCACTGGCGAGTGCCGTGCGGCAAAGTGAG ATATGCCGTGCATTATACCATGAAGAATGGTCTACTCACAATTCTACACataaggaggaggaggtgtaCTCCCAGCCGGTTGAGTCGCATTGCAAAGCGTCTCCGGCGGTTGATGCAGGCAAAGAAAACACCACAAGTGACCTTTAAGAATAGAGGCACCAAAAAGCGTGAATATAGTAAAGTCCAGAAGACCAAAAGCAGCCAAACCCTTGATCCAGCGATGATCCAGAATACCAAAGGCAGTCAGACTATTGATCCGGTGATGATTCAGGAAACCAAAGGCAGCCAAACGATTGATCCAACTATGATCCAGAAGACCAACGGCAGCCAAACTGATCCGACAACCATTCAGGAGACGAAAGGCAGCCAAACCCCCTGTTCCTCGATGAACCAAGGGACTAAGGCCAGTCAAGCACCAGAGTCTCAAACGATTCTGGAAACCACAGGCAGCCAAACATCTGATCCGATCATGATCCAAGACAACAAAGCCATCGAAGAAAAGTCCATCGGTAGCCAGGGACAGGCTCCGAATTGCAATACCATATCCACGCAATGGATTCCTAATACAGGAGACAGTGGCAATCAAACTAGCCCGGATATCTGCTGTGTGGGCATCCAGACAGTGCGGGGAAATAACTGCGTGGCCGTGCAAACCACGACTAATAACCGATCCTTGCACAGCCAGACCACGACCACATACGTTGAGGCAGAGGTACAGAAGCCGCTCTTAGATGCCTTGAACGTAAtccaccaaaactttcaaaacCTAACTGGCCTCATCGAAAACGACATGATGCACACACTCAATCAGCTGATGGAGTTCACTCTAATGGAGGTGAAGGAGCTACGATTAGAAGCCGATCGGCACAAAGAGGGGTTAGTAGAGCCACCGACCACACCCACGCCGTCGTGCGAACAGATCGGGGATACACTTCCAGTGGAAGAGCCGGGGTGCGAACAGATCGGGGATACACTTCCAGTGGTGAAGGCTCCTTCGGAAAAGGCGGACAAGGCTAAGGCCAAATGCCAGATGAGAAG GATAGCCTCTGAGTCTGCAAGGAAGCGTCGTTTTGGTCTCAGCTATACCAAAAAGCTTGTAAAAGCGCCACACTGCAGTCAACCAAGGCTCTGGATGCCCATCGA CTGCCATGAGTACAGCACGCAGACCGATGACTTGGAGGAGCTGAAGGTCTTGTTCACCGGCACAGACGCATTCACCCAGACCGAGAAGAAGCGGCGGGGCTGGATGAATTTGGTATATAACTAA